Proteins found in one Micromonospora sp. WMMD1082 genomic segment:
- a CDS encoding NADH-quinone oxidoreductase subunit D, whose translation MSTSNYATERETSEGRVFNVTGGDWDDVVSGVDPINEGRIVVNMGPQHPSTHGVLRLILELEGETVREARSVVGYLHTGIEKNLEYRNWVQGSTFVTRMDYLSPIFNETAYSLAVEKLLGITDDVTERANTIRVLMMELNRISSHLVWLATTGMELGAISIMLYGFREREYILEIFELITGLRMNHAYVRPGGVAQDVPDEAIVKIREFLKVMPKRLKEYEDLLSGQPIWLERTRNVAVLDVTGCVALGVTGPVLRSAGLAWDLRKTMPYCGYETYEFDVPTHTDGDVWGRYLVRMAEMRESLKLVEQALDRLRPGPVMVADKKIAWPAQLAIGVDGMGNSLEHVAKIMGQSMESLIHHFKLVTEGFRVPPGQVYVGIESPRGELGVHAVSDGGTRPYRVHYREPSFVNLQALPAMAEGGLIADVIAGGASLDPVMGGCDR comes from the coding sequence GTGAGCACCTCGAACTACGCCACCGAGCGCGAGACCAGCGAGGGTCGGGTCTTCAACGTCACCGGTGGGGACTGGGACGACGTCGTCTCGGGCGTCGACCCGATCAACGAGGGTCGGATCGTCGTCAACATGGGTCCGCAGCACCCGTCCACGCACGGCGTGCTCCGGTTGATTCTGGAGCTGGAGGGCGAGACGGTCCGGGAGGCCCGCTCGGTCGTCGGCTACCTGCACACCGGCATCGAGAAGAACCTGGAGTACCGCAACTGGGTACAGGGTTCGACCTTCGTGACCCGGATGGACTACCTCTCCCCGATCTTCAACGAGACGGCGTACTCCCTCGCGGTGGAGAAGCTGCTCGGCATCACCGACGACGTGACCGAGCGGGCCAACACCATCCGGGTGCTCATGATGGAGCTGAACCGGATCTCCTCGCACCTGGTGTGGCTGGCCACCACGGGCATGGAGCTGGGCGCCATCTCGATCATGCTCTACGGCTTCCGGGAGCGCGAGTACATCCTGGAGATCTTCGAGCTGATCACCGGCCTGCGGATGAACCACGCGTACGTCCGGCCGGGCGGGGTCGCCCAGGACGTGCCGGACGAGGCGATCGTCAAGATCCGCGAGTTCCTGAAGGTCATGCCGAAGCGGCTCAAGGAGTACGAGGATCTCCTCTCCGGCCAGCCGATCTGGTTGGAGCGGACGCGTAACGTCGCGGTGCTCGACGTGACCGGCTGCGTGGCGCTCGGCGTCACCGGGCCGGTGCTCCGCTCGGCGGGCCTGGCCTGGGACCTGCGCAAGACGATGCCGTACTGCGGCTACGAGACGTACGAGTTCGACGTGCCGACGCACACCGACGGCGACGTCTGGGGCCGGTACCTGGTCCGGATGGCCGAGATGCGGGAGTCGCTCAAGCTGGTCGAGCAGGCGCTGGACCGGCTCAGGCCGGGCCCGGTGATGGTGGCCGACAAGAAGATCGCCTGGCCGGCGCAGCTGGCCATCGGCGTCGACGGCATGGGCAACTCGCTGGAGCACGTCGCCAAGATCATGGGCCAGTCGATGGAGTCCCTGATCCACCACTTCAAGCTGGTGACGGAGGGCTTCCGGGTGCCGCCGGGCCAGGTCTACGTCGGCATCGAGTCGCCCCGCGGCGAGCTGGGCGTGCACGCGGTCTCCGACGGCGGGACCCGGCCGTACCGGGTGCACTACCGGGAGCCGAGCTTCGTCAACCTCCAGGCCCTGCCCGCGATGGCCGAGGGCGGCCTGATCGCCGACGTGATCGCCGGCGGCGCCTCGCTGGACCCCGTCATGGGAGGTTGTGACCGGTGA